The DNA sequence GATCAAACTCTCCAGTTGAATACTGAAATAAGTTCGATTTAAAACTCAAAATATTACTGGTAAAATCTACTTCCACAACTTCCTGCTATTCGGTTTTCAAAGACCAGATGCGCTCCGTGACAGACGAACAAAATACTAAATCAATACCCAACTGTCAACATCTTTTTTCAACTAAAATACGAATCATCGTCACTAAAGATAGTATTCACAAAATCTGCCGCGCGGAAACGGTGGGGGCAAGGATACCCAACAGGGGCTAACATCCCGCCACATAAGCCAGTTTCCCGTTGTCCCCCCTCCTCCGTGCCCGTGGGGCTGTTCGTTTGGGACCGTTTACCCCCGCGGGTGGATTTGTTGATGCAGCCGCTTCAGCCGCTCGCGGGTGACGTGGGTGTAAATCTGGGTGGTGGAGAGATCGGCGTGCCCCAGCATGATCTGTACGCTGCGCAGGTCGGCGCCGTTTTCCAGCAGATGGGTGGCGAAGGAGTGCCGCAGGGTGTGGGGCGAGATGTTCTTGCGGATACCGGCCATCAGAGCCCGCTTTTTGACGATGTTCCAGAACGCCTGACGGCTCATGTCCGCGCCGAGACGGGAAAGGAAGAGAAAGGGGTTCGCGCACCGCGGGTCGAGCTTGGTGCGTACCGCCGCAAGATACGTCCCGACCTTATCCCGGGCCGACTCGCCGATGGGCACCAGACGCTCCTTGTTCCCCTTCCCCACGGTCATCAGGTAACCGGAGTCCAGGTTGACCTCGCGCAGCTTGAGGCCGACCAGTTCCGAAACCCGCAGGCCGGTGGCATAGAGCAACTCCAGCATGGCCAGGTCGCGAACGTTCTCGGCCGACGTGCCGGCGCAGACGGCGAACAGGGCATCCACTTCCTGGGTCGTGAGAAATCCCGGCAGTTTATGCAGGATGCGGGGCGCTTCGATAATCGAGGTCGGATTGGTTTCGGCGTAATTTTCCACCATCAGGAACTTGTGGAACATGCGAATGGCCGACAGGCAGCGCGCCCGACTGCGCGGACCGATCCCCCGGTCTTTCAGCCGTTCCATGAAGAGGGCAACATCCGCGGCTTTGACGCTGTCCGGAGATGTGGCGCCCTGCTTTTCGAGAAAATCGAGGTACCGCGTCAGGTCGCGGCTGTAGGCCTCCTGGGTGTTGGCGGAGAGGCCTTTTTCCACGGCCAGATAGTTTATGAACAGATCGAGGTAGTCGTTCATGGCATCCGCATCTCCCCTGGAGTGGCGCAAATTCGCGGTCGGAACCGATCAGATCACCTACGACTCATCCAGTTTCCACCGCAGATACAGTTCATCGACCTTGTCCCTGGCCCAGGGGGTCTTGCGCAAAAACGTCAAGCTGGACCCCATACTCGGGTCATGGGTGAAGCACCTGATATCGATACGTTTCCCCAACTCCACCCAACCGTAATGATCGACCAGTTCCGTCAGCATCATCTTCAGAGTGACGCCGTGCAGCGGGTCGTTGGCGTGTTTTTCCATCATATGCCTGCCTGATTGCTGAATTGTCTTGCCATGGTTTTCCCTGTTCTTCGCACCATCAGTGAAACACCAGCCGGCCACCGTAAAATCCAAGAACCGTGCAATCAGCGGCACAGGCGGCCAGCAGCAGCAGGTAGCCCCAGCCCGCATCCTGGATGGGATGGAGGAGCAGATCGGGATGAGAGGCACGCAACAGCACCGCCGGCAGGGCCAGGATAACCAGGAGACCCGAGCCGGCCATTTTGATCTTGAACACCCGGGTCATGGCTCCCCGGAAATGGAGCTTCCAATCGATGACCCCGCTCAGGGCAGCCACCGGCACGGAAAGCAGCCCCAAAAGAGCGCACATGTAGGCACCGGCCTCGAATTCCCGGATTCCCAGCGCCAGATAGATCAGTGCCGCGGCAAAGGCAACCGGGAAGAGGGCTTGGGGGAAGTGCACACATATGGGGTGCAGGTAAGGAATCTTCCTTTTCTGGTCGTCGCTCATATTTTCCCCCTTGGTACCATAATATCATACCCACTCGTCGATGGCCCGCATCAGGTACGGGATGATCTCCTGCAACTTCTCTTCGGATACGATCTTCTGACCAAAGATATCCCGTACATAAAAGACGTCGGCAACCTGATCGACCTTGGTGGAAATCTTGGAAACGCCGATGTAGAGCCCCAGGTGGGTCAGGGTGCTGGTGATCAGGTAGAGCAGTCCGACCTTGTCATGGGTGTAGATATCGATGACCGTATAGTCTTCCGACACCTCGTTGTCGATCTCAACCCTGGTCGGGAAACGCGGTATGGGGCGCGCGGTAAGGAGCGAGGGCCGCTGGCGGTTCTCCACCAGCTCCGCCACACTGACGTCACCATGCAGGGCCAGGCGCATGTCGTCCTGGACCTTGTGCCAGCGCTGTTCGTCGGTG is a window from the Oryzomonas sagensis genome containing:
- the xerD gene encoding site-specific tyrosine recombinase XerD, whose protein sequence is MNDYLDLFINYLAVEKGLSANTQEAYSRDLTRYLDFLEKQGATSPDSVKAADVALFMERLKDRGIGPRSRARCLSAIRMFHKFLMVENYAETNPTSIIEAPRILHKLPGFLTTQEVDALFAVCAGTSAENVRDLAMLELLYATGLRVSELVGLKLREVNLDSGYLMTVGKGNKERLVPIGESARDKVGTYLAAVRTKLDPRCANPFLFLSRLGADMSRQAFWNIVKKRALMAGIRKNISPHTLRHSFATHLLENGADLRSVQIMLGHADLSTTQIYTHVTRERLKRLHQQIHPRG
- a CDS encoding VF530 family DNA-binding protein, with product MMEKHANDPLHGVTLKMMLTELVDHYGWVELGKRIDIRCFTHDPSMGSSLTFLRKTPWARDKVDELYLRWKLDES
- a CDS encoding DUF2231 domain-containing protein; amino-acid sequence: MSDDQKRKIPYLHPICVHFPQALFPVAFAAALIYLALGIREFEAGAYMCALLGLLSVPVAALSGVIDWKLHFRGAMTRVFKIKMAGSGLLVILALPAVLLRASHPDLLLHPIQDAGWGYLLLLAACAADCTVLGFYGGRLVFH